One Sporichthya brevicatena DNA window includes the following coding sequences:
- a CDS encoding NAD-dependent succinate-semialdehyde dehydrogenase, which translates to MPTDLFIGGTWVESPDRVPVLDPATGAPIASVSLAGDADITLAVEAAADAAAPWAATPPRDRAELLRRAFELMTQRGRALAELITRENGKVLADAQAEVTYAAEFFRWFSEEATRIRGDYRLAPSGDKHIVVTHDPIGVSLLVTPWNFPAAMVTRKIAPALAAGCTVVLKPALETPLTALAIAAVLEEAGVPAGVVNVVLASPAGPPVRAMLRDARVRHLSFTGSTGVGSHLLREAASQVLRCSMELGGNAPFLVLEGADVRAAVDGALIAKLRNGGAACTAANRFYVHESLAAEFTANLSAAMAKLRCGPGLAGDSQLGALASPGERDKVAALVEQAIAEGARPRAGARTPEGPGAFYPATVLDEVPRDASILGVEIFGPVAPIVTVSDEDEAVALANGTEFGLAGYVYASDIGAGLRVAERLSSGMVAVNRGTLSDPAAPFGGVKQSGLGREGGLDGVHEFLETKYIAV; encoded by the coding sequence ATCCCTACCGATCTCTTCATCGGTGGTACCTGGGTGGAGTCGCCCGATCGCGTCCCGGTCCTGGATCCGGCGACCGGGGCTCCCATCGCGAGCGTGTCCCTGGCCGGCGATGCTGACATCACGCTCGCGGTGGAGGCTGCCGCCGACGCGGCCGCACCCTGGGCCGCGACCCCACCCCGGGACCGGGCCGAGCTTCTCCGGCGCGCGTTCGAGCTGATGACCCAGCGCGGTCGCGCCCTGGCCGAACTGATCACGAGGGAGAACGGCAAGGTATTGGCCGATGCGCAGGCCGAGGTGACCTACGCTGCCGAGTTCTTCCGGTGGTTCTCCGAGGAAGCGACCCGCATCCGCGGCGACTACCGCCTGGCACCGTCCGGCGACAAGCACATCGTGGTGACCCACGACCCCATCGGTGTTTCCCTGCTCGTCACACCGTGGAACTTCCCCGCCGCCATGGTCACGCGAAAGATCGCGCCGGCACTCGCCGCCGGGTGCACGGTGGTTCTGAAGCCGGCACTGGAGACACCTCTGACAGCGCTGGCCATCGCGGCCGTCCTGGAGGAGGCCGGCGTCCCCGCGGGCGTCGTCAACGTGGTTCTCGCCTCGCCCGCCGGGCCGCCGGTCCGCGCCATGCTCCGCGATGCGCGGGTGCGCCACCTCTCCTTCACCGGCTCCACCGGGGTGGGCTCGCACCTCCTCCGCGAGGCGGCGTCACAGGTGCTGCGCTGCTCGATGGAACTCGGCGGCAACGCGCCATTCCTCGTCCTGGAAGGTGCGGACGTGCGGGCGGCGGTCGACGGCGCACTGATCGCGAAGCTGCGTAACGGCGGTGCGGCCTGCACCGCGGCCAACCGGTTCTACGTCCACGAGTCGCTCGCCGCGGAGTTCACCGCGAACCTCAGCGCGGCGATGGCGAAGCTGCGTTGCGGCCCGGGGCTGGCCGGGGACTCGCAGCTGGGCGCGCTCGCGTCGCCGGGCGAGCGCGACAAGGTCGCAGCCCTCGTCGAGCAGGCGATCGCCGAAGGCGCTCGCCCACGGGCGGGTGCCCGGACGCCGGAGGGTCCGGGAGCGTTCTATCCGGCGACCGTGCTCGACGAGGTGCCCCGTGACGCCTCGATTCTCGGCGTCGAGATCTTCGGTCCGGTGGCACCGATCGTCACCGTGTCCGACGAGGACGAGGCGGTCGCTCTCGCGAACGGCACGGAGTTCGGGCTTGCCGGCTACGTCTACGCCTCCGACATCGGCGCCGGGTTACGCGTGGCCGAGCGGCTCTCGTCCGGCATGGTCGCCGTCAACCGCGGAACCCTGTCGGACCCGGCGGCTCCGTTCGGCGGCGTGAAGCAGAGCGGACTCGGCCGCGAGGGAGGACTCGACGGCGTCCACGAGTTCCTGGAGACGAAGTACATCGCGGTCTGA
- a CDS encoding AMP-binding protein, producing the protein MTDWSNTALLSIPTVLREQVVRTPAKTALVLNGESISYQALLERSVAAARGLQELGVGFGDSVGVLSPNTPEMIYTWIGASMLGAVYVPVNVEYKGTFLIHQWTTAAVGVAVVDSSCIPEVAAVATRLPDLKHVVVVNRGTDRVDLGRADLQVHDSAELMTPARFDGDLTAVPGVADPPGDAIAAVIFTAGTTGPSKGVAMSHNYMVRSARQVFDLRGCTQDSVVYGALPLFHLAAISVVVLGPILAGATAVLDARFSPNNFWSRVRETGADQTILLGAMSTMLWNRPEDPGDADNPLKVALIAPMPPALHRQFEQRFGLTVLQMYAQSEVYPLTVASAHDPAPPGYSGRPNPLLTVRLFDENDNEVPPGQVGEVCVRPNQPHVMFEGYFKNPEATAATWRNLWMHTGDLGRFNEEGFFEFVDRKKDYLRRRGENISSFEVEHAVMQFEGVAEVAVVAAPSELTEDDVIACVVPVPGVSIDPVALMDHCVAEIPYFAIPRYLWILDELPRNPVGRVEKYKLRERFALRQGVDGLWDREAAGFVIERRTFTPAKVGGGS; encoded by the coding sequence ATGACGGACTGGTCGAACACGGCTTTGTTGAGCATCCCGACCGTGCTGCGCGAGCAGGTGGTGCGCACGCCGGCGAAGACGGCCCTTGTGCTGAACGGCGAATCGATCAGCTACCAGGCGCTGCTCGAGCGATCGGTGGCCGCGGCCCGTGGTCTCCAGGAGCTCGGCGTCGGCTTCGGTGACTCCGTCGGGGTGCTCTCCCCGAACACGCCGGAGATGATCTACACGTGGATCGGCGCCTCGATGCTCGGCGCCGTGTACGTGCCGGTGAACGTCGAGTACAAGGGCACCTTCCTCATCCACCAGTGGACGACGGCCGCGGTCGGTGTCGCGGTTGTGGACAGCTCGTGCATCCCGGAAGTGGCGGCCGTGGCGACGCGCCTGCCGGACCTGAAGCACGTGGTCGTCGTGAATCGGGGTACGGATCGGGTCGACCTCGGCCGCGCGGATCTGCAGGTGCACGACTCCGCCGAACTGATGACCCCCGCCCGCTTCGACGGAGATCTGACTGCGGTGCCCGGCGTGGCCGACCCGCCGGGCGACGCGATCGCCGCGGTCATCTTCACGGCGGGCACCACCGGTCCGTCCAAGGGCGTGGCGATGAGCCACAACTACATGGTCCGGTCGGCTCGTCAGGTGTTCGACCTCCGTGGTTGTACGCAGGATTCGGTCGTCTACGGCGCTCTTCCCTTGTTCCACCTCGCGGCGATCAGTGTCGTCGTCCTGGGGCCGATCCTCGCCGGTGCCACCGCTGTCCTGGACGCTCGATTCTCGCCCAACAACTTCTGGAGCCGAGTACGGGAAACGGGTGCGGATCAGACGATCCTGCTCGGCGCCATGAGCACGATGCTGTGGAACCGGCCGGAGGATCCCGGCGACGCGGACAACCCGCTCAAGGTGGCACTCATCGCTCCGATGCCTCCGGCGCTCCACCGCCAGTTCGAGCAGCGATTCGGACTGACGGTACTTCAGATGTACGCACAGTCCGAGGTCTACCCGCTCACGGTGGCTTCGGCCCACGACCCCGCGCCCCCCGGCTACTCCGGCCGACCGAACCCACTCCTCACCGTCAGGTTGTTCGACGAGAACGACAACGAGGTGCCGCCGGGGCAGGTCGGTGAGGTCTGTGTACGACCCAACCAACCGCACGTCATGTTCGAGGGCTACTTCAAGAACCCGGAGGCGACCGCGGCGACGTGGCGCAACCTGTGGATGCACACGGGCGACCTGGGCCGGTTCAACGAGGAGGGCTTCTTCGAGTTCGTCGACCGGAAGAAGGACTACCTCCGCCGCCGTGGGGAGAACATCTCGAGCTTCGAGGTGGAGCACGCGGTGATGCAGTTCGAGGGCGTCGCCGAGGTCGCGGTCGTCGCGGCACCCAGCGAGCTGACGGAGGACGACGTCATCGCCTGCGTCGTGCCGGTGCCGGGGGTGTCGATCGACCCGGTCGCGCTCATGGACCACTGCGTCGCGGAGATTCCCTACTTCGCAATCCCGCGTTACCTCTGGATCCTCGACGAGCTCCCTCGGAACCCCGTCGGACGGGTGGAGAAGTACAAGCTGCGCGAGCGCTTCGCTCTTCGCCAAGGCGTCGACGGTCTCTGGGACCGCGAGGCGGCGGGGTTCGTCATCGAGCGCCGTACGTTCACGCCGGCGAAGGTCGGGGGTGGGTCCTGA
- a CDS encoding acyl-CoA dehydrogenase family protein: MNEVGTDELREWFREWLAANADRLIPYREPEPASYEEADELHVGLLLLLAEAGWSLIGWPESIGGLGGNLVLRGVVYDELAAAGYVLPERCYPVEILGPTLLRYAPDLAVSYLPGLITGAEMWCQGFSEPEAGSDLASLRCRATERPGGWVVNGQKLWTSNAQMSTKCVLLVRTGTPESRHRGLTMLLVDMNTPGITVNPIRSAAGANHLCEVFLDDVEVPADRLIGEVGKGWEVAMYLLQFERGMYAWMRQAVLHHRVELVRHQMPGPPGDLEAAVLGEMYAAVSTLRARTASTLSRLAAGARLGPEASIDKLLLSRAEQCVTDGARRLLHPAVETGSGEWAAYWRSAWYFARAATILGGVAEVQRSIVAQQLLGLPR; the protein is encoded by the coding sequence TTGAACGAAGTCGGTACCGACGAGCTGCGGGAGTGGTTCCGGGAGTGGCTCGCGGCGAACGCGGATCGGCTGATTCCCTACCGCGAGCCGGAACCGGCGTCGTACGAGGAGGCGGACGAACTCCACGTCGGTCTCCTGCTCCTGCTGGCGGAGGCCGGCTGGTCACTGATCGGCTGGCCGGAGTCGATCGGTGGGCTCGGCGGCAACCTGGTGCTGCGCGGCGTCGTGTACGACGAGTTGGCGGCGGCCGGCTATGTGCTGCCCGAGCGCTGCTACCCCGTGGAGATCCTCGGACCGACGCTCCTCCGCTATGCGCCGGACCTGGCCGTGAGCTACCTTCCGGGTCTGATCACCGGTGCCGAGATGTGGTGTCAGGGCTTCTCGGAACCGGAGGCCGGGAGTGATCTCGCATCGCTGCGCTGCCGGGCGACCGAGCGTCCCGGGGGATGGGTCGTCAACGGCCAGAAGCTCTGGACCAGCAACGCCCAGATGTCGACGAAGTGCGTCCTGCTGGTCAGGACCGGGACGCCCGAAAGTCGGCATCGCGGCCTGACCATGTTGCTGGTCGACATGAACACCCCAGGCATCACCGTGAATCCCATCCGTAGTGCCGCCGGTGCGAACCACCTGTGCGAGGTCTTCCTCGACGACGTGGAGGTGCCCGCGGACCGGCTGATCGGCGAGGTCGGCAAGGGCTGGGAGGTGGCGATGTACCTGCTGCAGTTCGAACGCGGCATGTACGCCTGGATGCGCCAAGCCGTTCTTCACCACCGGGTCGAGTTGGTCCGCCATCAGATGCCCGGTCCCCCCGGTGATCTGGAGGCGGCGGTGCTGGGTGAGATGTACGCGGCGGTCAGTACCCTTCGTGCCCGCACCGCGAGCACGTTGAGCCGCCTGGCGGCCGGCGCGCGGCTCGGCCCTGAGGCATCGATCGACAAGCTGCTGCTGTCCCGCGCGGAACAGTGCGTGACCGACGGTGCACGACGGCTGCTCCATCCCGCCGTGGAGACGGGATCCGGTGAGTGGGCGGCCTACTGGCGGTCCGCGTGGTACTTCGCGCGGGCGGCCACCATCCTCGGCGGCGTCGCCGAGGTTCAACGATCAATCGTTGCCCAGCAGTTGCTCGGGCTCCCACGGTAG
- a CDS encoding FadR/GntR family transcriptional regulator translates to MTAPDESSEGAPRPRVAVSTAKALLDYIDTNHLQPGDSLPIERDMIEWLGVARTTLREALRLLEAQGVLEIRRGRGGGPVVGNVGPEDYASSTTMLLQFMKVRFGVVMDARIAIEPEIAAAAAEHRKPEQVRALAAAVKDMKAATTKLSNFQDPYDRFHVLLGECSQNPLLFMTGLTFRRIWSNLHPENAANDSATAAAVVRAHQRLLTAVEKQDAEAARRTSRRHLTQYRSWVNENLPEWFDRRVEWTF, encoded by the coding sequence GTGACCGCACCAGACGAGAGCTCCGAGGGCGCGCCCCGACCGAGAGTCGCGGTGAGCACCGCGAAGGCGTTGCTCGACTACATCGACACCAATCACCTGCAGCCCGGCGACAGCCTGCCCATCGAGCGGGACATGATCGAGTGGCTGGGCGTCGCTCGGACCACCCTGCGCGAGGCGCTGCGCCTCCTCGAGGCTCAGGGCGTGCTCGAGATCCGACGCGGCCGCGGTGGCGGCCCCGTGGTCGGGAACGTGGGGCCCGAGGACTACGCGAGCTCGACAACGATGCTCCTGCAGTTCATGAAGGTCCGGTTCGGCGTCGTGATGGACGCGCGGATCGCGATCGAGCCCGAGATCGCCGCTGCCGCCGCGGAGCATCGCAAGCCGGAGCAGGTCCGCGCTCTCGCCGCAGCCGTGAAGGACATGAAGGCTGCGACCACGAAGCTCAGCAACTTCCAGGATCCCTACGACCGCTTCCACGTGTTACTGGGCGAGTGCAGCCAGAACCCCCTGCTGTTCATGACCGGCCTGACGTTCCGGCGCATCTGGAGCAATCTGCATCCCGAGAACGCCGCGAACGACTCGGCGACAGCAGCCGCCGTGGTGCGCGCGCACCAGCGCCTGCTCACGGCCGTCGAGAAGCAGGACGCCGAAGCGGCGCGACGCACCAGCCGCCGCCACCTGACCCAGTACCGCTCCTGGGTGAACGAGAACCTTCCGGAGTGGTTCGATCGCCGCGTGGAGTGGACCTTCTGA
- a CDS encoding SDR family NAD(P)-dependent oxidoreductase has translation MTRPENWAPDMSGLGFDRDAVLVVTGAASGIGRAAAVTAARAGVHVAAWDVDKDGCESVVEEITAAGGRAHLAIVDVADTAAVEGAWRQAAEAGPCRYLFNNAGPASVTDAPIIDSVSRAIGAMINVTESWLTVCPEDAESVVFTSSIVGTWWGGSSLVQSFYPVAKGAIASYSRHLAVREGGRPRANTIAPSYTLTPRTESWINLPGYQEQIRRNPMNRPALAQEPANVACFLLSPAASFVNGTLIAVDGGLVAAS, from the coding sequence ATGACTCGACCTGAGAACTGGGCACCGGACATGTCCGGTCTCGGCTTCGACCGGGACGCGGTGCTGGTCGTCACGGGTGCCGCCAGTGGCATCGGCCGAGCGGCGGCGGTCACGGCGGCCCGGGCGGGTGTGCACGTCGCGGCCTGGGACGTGGACAAGGACGGATGCGAGTCCGTCGTCGAGGAGATCACGGCGGCGGGCGGTCGTGCCCACCTGGCGATCGTGGACGTGGCGGACACCGCGGCGGTGGAAGGAGCTTGGCGGCAGGCGGCCGAAGCGGGACCTTGTCGCTACCTGTTCAACAACGCGGGGCCGGCCAGCGTGACCGACGCGCCGATCATCGACAGCGTCTCGCGGGCGATCGGGGCCATGATCAACGTGACCGAGTCCTGGCTCACGGTGTGCCCGGAGGACGCGGAGAGCGTGGTGTTCACCTCGTCGATCGTGGGCACCTGGTGGGGCGGGAGCTCGTTGGTCCAGTCCTTCTATCCGGTGGCCAAGGGCGCGATCGCCTCGTACTCGCGCCATCTGGCGGTCCGCGAAGGGGGTCGGCCGAGGGCCAACACCATCGCTCCTTCCTACACCCTGACGCCGCGCACGGAGTCGTGGATCAACCTCCCTGGCTACCAGGAGCAGATTCGGCGCAATCCGATGAACCGTCCCGCCCTGGCGCAGGAGCCGGCGAACGTGGCGTGCTTCCTCCTCTCACCCGCAGCATCCTTCGTCAACGGCACGCTGATCGCCGTCGACGGCGGGCTCGTCGCCGCGTCATGA
- a CDS encoding enoyl-CoA hydratase/isomerase family protein — MYAQFEPELLVEDRGNGIRLVVLNRPDAFNASNERLHDALIEVWSPLGADPEARAVVLTGAGHAFSAGGDMHHLAACRTDVHMRRKEIENARRLVLAMVDFPLPIVAAVNGPAVGLGCSLAALSDIVLIAEGTYMADPHVSAGLTAADGGAPAWPLLMSLLRAKEYLLTGDRIPAAEAVAIGLANRTVPGADLLPEALALAGRLAAQPAHAVRTTKKALNMHLSRAMTGVLEYALAEEFASFDTDDHERIVRRFLTKSGSAG; from the coding sequence TTGTACGCACAGTTCGAGCCCGAACTCCTCGTGGAGGATCGGGGCAACGGCATTCGCCTGGTCGTGCTCAATCGGCCCGACGCCTTCAACGCCAGCAACGAGCGTCTGCACGACGCACTCATCGAGGTCTGGTCGCCGCTCGGCGCCGATCCCGAGGCCCGTGCCGTCGTGCTGACCGGAGCCGGGCACGCCTTCAGCGCCGGCGGCGACATGCATCACCTGGCCGCCTGCCGGACCGATGTGCACATGCGGCGCAAGGAGATCGAGAACGCGCGCCGCCTGGTGCTGGCGATGGTCGATTTCCCGCTGCCGATCGTCGCCGCGGTGAACGGCCCGGCGGTCGGTCTGGGCTGCAGCCTGGCGGCGCTCTCGGACATCGTCCTGATCGCCGAGGGCACCTACATGGCCGACCCCCACGTCTCGGCCGGCCTCACGGCCGCGGACGGAGGGGCCCCGGCGTGGCCGTTGCTCATGAGCCTGCTCCGCGCGAAGGAGTATCTCCTGACAGGTGATCGCATCCCGGCCGCGGAGGCCGTCGCGATCGGACTCGCGAACCGTACGGTTCCCGGCGCGGACCTGTTGCCGGAGGCCCTCGCCCTCGCGGGACGGCTGGCGGCGCAGCCGGCGCATGCGGTGCGGACGACGAAGAAGGCCCTGAACATGCATCTCTCGCGGGCCATGACCGGGGTCCTTGAGTACGCCCTCGCGGAGGAGTTCGCCTCCTTCGACACCGACGATCACGAACGGATCGTCCGCCGGTTCCTGACGAAGAGCGGTTCGGCCGGCTGA
- a CDS encoding acyl-CoA dehydrogenase family protein — protein MDTETTLFLRERLRELTRTAEARSDIGAALEDLGWDDVVAEDPTEAAELLFDELGRARTGLEAVDDAVRRVLDLPATSKVIWPDAWSPSGDSFAASREGDVLTVAGVAFGTVGDHLLFLPALFGCSSAGALLPVESGRLDCRPRDAWSDEVGLTTVRGELDAAGIAAAGPDGSRWVDALAYARTAVAQMMVGAAREMLDIAVQHVTTRHQFGRAIGANQCVQHGLANAYVEIEGAAALTATAWRTADLWSADLAKLAAGRCAAEVTAACQQVLGATGMTWEFPFHHFVRYTGTLDVVLGSHHQLQPQLGRLASSVPALPRVSSF, from the coding sequence ATGGACACCGAGACGACCCTCTTCCTGCGAGAGCGGCTGCGTGAACTCACACGGACTGCCGAGGCGCGATCAGACATCGGTGCGGCTCTGGAGGATCTCGGGTGGGACGACGTCGTTGCCGAGGATCCGACGGAGGCGGCTGAGCTGTTGTTCGACGAGCTCGGGCGGGCCCGGACGGGTCTCGAGGCCGTCGACGACGCGGTTCGACGTGTGCTGGACCTGCCGGCGACGTCGAAGGTGATCTGGCCCGACGCGTGGTCGCCGTCGGGCGACTCGTTCGCGGCTTCCCGCGAGGGTGACGTCCTCACGGTCGCGGGTGTCGCGTTCGGGACGGTCGGAGACCACCTCCTGTTCCTGCCTGCCCTCTTCGGGTGCTCGTCCGCGGGAGCTCTCCTGCCGGTGGAGTCCGGACGGCTGGACTGCCGGCCGCGGGATGCCTGGTCCGACGAGGTCGGCCTCACGACGGTCCGTGGAGAGCTCGACGCGGCCGGCATCGCAGCCGCCGGCCCCGACGGATCGCGATGGGTCGACGCCCTCGCCTACGCCCGGACTGCCGTCGCGCAGATGATGGTCGGGGCGGCTCGAGAGATGCTGGACATCGCCGTCCAGCACGTGACCACACGGCACCAGTTCGGCCGTGCGATCGGGGCGAACCAGTGCGTCCAGCACGGCCTGGCCAACGCGTACGTGGAGATCGAAGGCGCAGCAGCGCTCACGGCCACAGCGTGGCGGACGGCCGATCTGTGGTCAGCGGATTTGGCGAAGCTGGCCGCCGGTCGCTGCGCGGCCGAGGTGACAGCCGCCTGCCAGCAGGTCCTCGGTGCCACGGGGATGACGTGGGAGTTTCCGTTCCACCACTTCGTCCGCTACACGGGGACCCTCGACGTCGTGCTGGGGTCGCACCATCAGCTGCAGCCGCAGCTGGGCCGGCTCGCGTCGTCGGTGCCGGCGCTGCCCCGCGTCTCGTCGTTCTGA